The Drosophila biarmipes strain raj3 chromosome X, RU_DBia_V1.1, whole genome shotgun sequence genome includes the window TTTCTCCTGCAATAAAAATCCAGAAGATGGGCGAGCAAGGcaacaaacattaaaacaaacaGAACGTACGTCTCGAGTGGCAAGCACTTAAACTGGAGCAGTTCCACATGAGGCGGGCATTCAGCCTACCATAGCAGCCGAGAGCTCCATTAATTGGATATTCAAATGAATGCACTAAGCTAGAAATagtaaataaaactaaacCCGTTAGCTTAAGTTCTATGTAAGTTAAAATAACTGTATTTATAGTATTAGTATgtcttaatatattttaagttttatattttgtaaataaaatataacaaattatttacctttggattttatttttgcgatatgcctaaaagtatgctgtgaatatttttgtggcatacttttaggcagtCGTTTGGATGGCAtgaaattcgtttttattGCCTACATTTGGGCGCCGCTGGGAATTCAGATTCCGTCGTCGACCTTCTGCgatttctgttcgcctggtacTTCAAATCGGGGAATCTCGCAATTTGCCCAACGAAATTGACCACAACTCGGTCAAAAATTTACGAAAATCGTTTTtcgacaccaggcgaacataataTTTAGCAAGTCGATGCTGGGCTTTAACATTGgcaataaattgtaattaatgtatgaaaaatattagatatttttttattttggaaattgttcagctaatttttttttttttttaaaaaggtaatTGCTTAGCGAAGTTGTAaacatatattaattaattataataacatttaaaatccgctaactaatttttaagcttttagCGCAGGCAAGAGATGGGCCACCCTTTGTTCTTGTATCTGtgttacttgaaaatctattttaggTAATTCTGTAAAAATACATAACCTTGACCTTTcccagaaaataaaattaaaacagttttttttaacagttttgggttcatttatttaatatacaaattGTGTTTTCCACATAGTCTCATGCTTAATTTAGTAACAGTTCTGCGGGCAGGGTAACAaagtaacaaaaaaataattgcttctCGGATATGTACATTATTTACAAGGGTGCACGTGGACTGCCTCGATGGTGGCTTCCTGGGGTTCCAGGCGGGGATTAGGCCCAACCTCCGGCGGGCTGCcagccgccaccgccgccgcctccgccggAGGACCAGCCTCCTccgccaccaccgcctccatggccaccgccgccgccgcccgaGCTCAGCTTGATGATCTTGATGACCTTggtgccgccgccgccgcccccgtggccaccgcctcctccaccGCCGGATGACcaaccgccgccgccgcctcctccggaGGACCAGCCGCCGCCTCCACCACCGCCATGtccgcctcctccgccaccGGATCCCAGGCTGATGATCTTGATGAGCTTCACATCGCCACCGCCGCCTCCGTGgccgccaccgcctcctccgccggaTGACcaaccgccgccgccgccgcctcctgaGGACCagccaccacctcctccgccgccgccagaGGACCAGcctcctccaccgccgcctccgccACTCTCCGTGATCACCTTAATGATCTGCACATctcctccaccgccgccgcctccatggccaccgcctcctccgccgcctgaGGACCAGCCGccgccaccacctcctccgccggAGGACcagcctcctccgccgccgggCTTCGGCTTGGCCGTCACACTGGCCGCTCCAATGAGCAGGAGACACACAAAGGCCTGAAACGTGAGAGAACACTCCATGAGAATcacttgaaaaaaatatgCGAGAACACGCTGCGCATGCGCAATGGTTTCAGATAATAATTCTATGGTTATCCTGGCGATTCGGATCGACGAGCCGTACTTTCATCGCTTGGAACGCTCCGTTTGGGTTAACTAGTGGGTTAAGTGCGAGTCCACAACTGACATGACCACCGTTGGCAGCCAGAGTTTTTATACCAAACCACAGGCAACATAACATTAACCGGAAAAGCTTCGCTCTGCCAGaaagcaaaaggaaaaaccaTTTTCCACGCTCGCCGTGTGGTTGGCAGATGTTGGAGGTGCTGCTGGGGCACTGCGAAAAATAGTTTTGAGTAatttagtttatatttatgaatATGTTTGGGGATTTCTAAAATCGGTGTATTTGTTGAGTAAGggatctgaataccattttaaaAGCTAACTCAAAGTTTAGTATTCCTTGTTATGAGCTGTTATTTGCCCAGAATAAATCATTTTGAACTTGGAGATCCAAAAAGGAACTACGACTTAACCTGAGgtatacttaaaattataaattaggTATTACTAACAATTTAAGTATTTACAGAatttttaatggattttaactttttttaatgtttaattatttaaaagtgaCAAAggtactatatttttaaaaaggaacttCGACCTTACATAATTATCTGGTATACCTTAATGatttagaaaaaatgtaatgagGTATATTTAATCAGCACCATTAAGTATTTACTAAGTATTAAATTgatcttaaatttttttgattatttataaaattaaaaatcccGAAGTTGATGATTTTGAAATTcgagatatatatttataaaaggaaCTTCGATTTAACCTTCTAgtgatatataatatatactttgAATATACTATTACTTGGCACCTAAAAACACCTTTCCTAAATCGAGTATATTAAGTACTTACTAAACGTTTGACTTACCTCAAAATCTTTGTAATACCTAAGCAACTTTGAGGGAACTAggtatttttcccagtgcacccTGGGTGAGCCACCACACTGGCGCAATGTGGGCCAAATGCTGCCGCATCATCGTCGCGAAGTCGCCATTAGTCAGGGGGGAGGATTCAGGCGATGGGCCTTGCTTTTGGGATCTCTTGGTGCTGCTTGGTGACGCAGGGATGGGGTGGCcagaggcggcggcagcaggcGAAAGCTGCAGACAACTCATAACTGCAACACCACTCGATTGTCGCATCTGCAACAGTTTGCAGTCGGCCGGCGATTTGTTTGTATAGCAAATGCGCATCTCCCGCCAGACAAGTTGCTGCTGCACCTTTCCCATTGCATAATCCGcggcagcaactgcaactgcggcggcggcagcagcagcagcagcaacatcgggcCAACTTGCAACTTGCGACTCGCGGCGCTGTACAATTGATGCCATTATTTGATTTGCATCTGCGCCGGGGGATATCGCTGGCAATTGGGCCCAAAACGATGACAAGgcccggcggcggcggcgatcGGCTGGCCAGTGCCAGTCGATCCATCATTTTGGGCGTGACGAAGGCGGATTCGATGCAGCCACGAGTCGCACAAGACCAGAAAATTGCCGCAGCCGAAATGTATTCCAAGACATGGCCAAAAAAGTGGCCGATTCGTCAGGCTGGGACTGAGATGGAAGATCTGTGTAGGAAAAATGCCATATGGTAATTTTTTAAGTCGATCGAAGCAAATGTAACTGCTATATTCGCAAAAGGCAATTAAACTGCTGCTCTCACATAATTGATGGCTCCTTAAAATAAGACTTATGTCTAAATAAAATACTCCTTCTCAGTTTATCCTCAGCAACAATGATTATCTCACTTTAATACACTCTTTGGGCACTAAGGCAAGTGTTACGCAAGTCATTACTCAGATTTTTAATTGCCCAAAGACAAGGTTGTAAAAAGTGGGACATCCTTTTTAGCATAGGTgcggaaatttaatttaaaaaccatcACCATAAATTCGATTTGCGCAGCACCTTTGATTTTACATTGTTTTTCGGCATTTcactaattaaattaagaaaaacaaaggagcatttgttaaaaaagacagaaacaattttcataaatttaaatatttatctgatttactgaatatttaaatataaaacaactaagcagaacaaatttaaaagaaataaataaacaaacactAAGAGTTTTttgaatgaataaataaaatatgttctttGATTTGCTAACATCAAAAGGTCTTTGaacacataaataaaatatattctttgttTATATAACACtaacacttttttaaataaataaaatatattctttgatgatatataaatatataaaatttttaacttgCTAGCAGTACaagttttttgaataaatatgtaatttttgatttcctaacactaaaatatttttttaaataaataaacaaaatatattctttgaTTTTCTAACATTAAAAGTtctttgaataaataaaaaaaaattattctttaattttctgacacttaaacttttttgaataaatatataaaatatattctttgacttgctaaaactaaaatttcatatataaaatatgttctttgtttttttttaacaatacgagttttttgaataaataaaatatgttctttGATTTCGTAACACTAAAATGTtgtttgaataaataaataaaaaatgtttcttgacTTTTTAGCATTAAAAGTTCTttgaatacataaataaaatatattctttgttataaatatattctttgaTTTTCTAACACTAAAAGTGTTTTGAataatagtaaaatattttttaaacaaataaataaaatattttttgatttcctaGCACTAAAAGTTCTTTGAacacataaataaaatctattcTCTGATTTTCTAGCACTAAAAgtcttttgaaaaaataaatacatgacCTATTTTAAACCGAAGTCTTCAAGAAAAGGGAAGTATTGCCAAGGAAATCTATAACGCAACCCCATAAACCCGAGGCTTGCTTATCTAACACACTAAATGTGGGCCGATTCAGTGACCCAACGTCTCCAACTTTCAGCCATAAACAGCATTTGCATACAGGTGTCTTTCAGCTCCCGTAAAATGCAATTAACACGCGAAAGCACCGCCCCAGCCCCCCTCATTAGGAAGCCCTGCAAGTGGGGGCGGCTTTCGCGCCTCTTTCGGGGCGGGGCCACACTTCACTAATTGCCGATGGCAGCCAGACGAAAGTGCAATTTGAGCGCTATAATAAATCCCGCATCAGCATCGCTTACACAACCCGCAGACTCATCCGTGGACATGGGGATCGCTGGAAAGGGGCAGATGACACGTGGAAAACGGGCGAAAAGAGGCGgctaaaacaaagaaaaaaagagTGGCGTCAATTGCAAGCGAGCTGCAAGTTGCCGCTGTCGCAGCCAGTGGATGTTGCACATGGCAAGTGGCAAGTTGCCAAGCCGCAGCATCGCGGCCCCAAGACGAGCTGAAGGTGAGAAATCTTAGTTTATTCTACTAAACCCCCTTTAAAGTAACCCTCTCCCCATTAAATACCCCTGAGATAACCCTCGGATCATGCCGAATAGCGACTATTTGGCCCGTTACGACCATACCTGAGCAGCGGACAGCTGATGACTCAGGGGGGATCGTTTGAGCTGGCACCACAGCCTTAATGGCTGGCAAAACCTTCTTTGATCGCCTCCATGAATCTCCCCCAAacataaaatgtcaaaaacatATTTCTGCGCATACTCACCGGCAGACATCAGATTGGTATGGGGTTTCTCGAGCCACTTGCAACGAGGAAGCGCGGCAACCTCGACCCATGGCGGGCTGCGCCTCCCCCGCTCCACGGAGCCACCCGGTTTTGTAGTGTACTGGAGCAGCGGGTCAACGTTCCGCGGGCTTCGCCTAAATTACAATGCAGCTCGGCGTCCGGGAAAACGTGTTTGCTGCCTCTCTGAACTTTATGATGCCTTTGGTCTTGGTGTGTGCCGCGTGTCCACTCCTCCCGCCGCCTATAATTTCCCACATTTCGGCGTGTAATTTTCGTATCGAAGCTGGGACTTAGCCAGCCAGACAAAAGCACTCAGCGGATCGGGCTAGAGAGAGGGAGATGGAGACCTTCCAGTGGCTGCCGGCTTCCGGATCGTTGCGTCACCGGGTTTCCTGCTTCGATGGGCCGGCCAAATAAATCAGCGATTCGAGCGCGGCCGCATCCTGCCCAGCGCTTACGACACACCGACACACCgacctcgtcctcgtcctttCTCCATTGGGTCACTCACACGGAAAGAGGCTCGCTTGTCGTACACTTTTGGTTTATTCAATAGTTATGCATAGGTTTCTCGTTATCGTTAGTAATTAGGTAATTCAATTAAGTTTAAAGTGATGCTCTCTGTTTACATTGCAAGGGGCTTCTCCTTCACCATCGTCAGTTGTCCTAAAGTGTATAATTTGTAATCTCTGCTCTCTCGTTTCGTTAAGTATTCAATGGGTTAATTATTGCAAACGTTACACGAGTATATATACCATACATATAGAGGGGGTTGTACAATTAACGCTTACAATGCTTAGACCTAGGCATATGTATGTTACGATATATTATAGCTATGAGTATCGAGCCCAGAATTGAACTATTTATAGAGCAAAAAAAGAAcagcactcaaaaaaaaaagacataGGTTTAGGGGTGTTACGAGTAGTTAAAGGTAATTCTCTATGCGAAGACTAGACTGATTGATCGCTTTATACAGAGCACGCTCTCTTGACTAGACATGCGCGACTAGATGTAGTCATCTACTAGATGGTCGATGGTTGGGTCTGATGCGGGTTCGAGTTCGCGTTCGAGTCCGGGTCCGAGGGGTTCCCATTGCTCCTCCCTCCGTTAGCAACACCTTTCAGGTACTTGGAAAACTAATCCTCTTGGCGGGGCAAAAGGAACCCTGACTGGGGATGGGCAGTAGCAGTGGTCAGTGCGGGCAGTCAGCAGTCAGCAGTCGGGAGGGCTGCGACGCCCGGCCGGGGAAACGGCAGGTCACTCGCTCAGGCCGGGCGAGATCATGCCGTCTATGGGCTCCAGCTATTGCTCCATGATGATCGTGTCCTCGGACTTCACGTTGCCGGAGTTGATGGCCTCCATGGCCTTGCTCAGCAGGGTGGCGTCCTTCAGGCTGACCACCTGCACCAGCTGCGGCTCCTGGCCGGGGCCGCCCTGGATCATCATCTGGTGCATGCCCGGCGACATGGTGATGGTCTCCAGCTGGTCGCCGTTCTCCACCTGGTGGGTGAGAAGAGGGTTGTACAATTAGTATAATTATTCATGAATATTTTCCACTTCTCTACGCATCGAGGGCTCCTTCGATATTCTTCGGTCTCTCTGGCTGGCGAAAAAGAACAAAACAAAgcataaaaagtataatttatAATGGCAAAACATACTTACACGAACTCAAAGGAAAATCAGGACTGGCAAACAAGTTTTGGGCTTAataacaaatcaaaaataaacataatacTCAAATTCGTTTGCTGGCTTTATTTAGCGCTTCAGCTTACATCGTGTACTGGCGAAAATTCAAaggtaaattataataaaatcacAACAACAAAGGatttattcaataaaatttgttgGCTTCTCGTTCGCTTTTCGCACGTCCTTAGCCTGGTTAAACATAAAATTTGGTCTAAAACAATTCAAATTGCGATATAcataaaaaatcaaacatttaaacacaATAATAATGGTAATAGCAATAATGAATCGATAAAACACAATAGCAGTAATGGTAATAGTTACAGGTCAACgtaaaactaattttgcaCGCATTTCGAGGTGAACATATCGAATATCCCCCGTATATAGCACATATGGTGTATTTGTCCCCACTAAAGCTATGGTATAGCTCCCATGGCGAACTCCTTTCCCCGCCTGGCGCATTTTCAATGCGAATTGACTACGTTTCGTACTTTGTGGGTGGGTCGAAGGGGTGGCCCTGGAGGCGGACCTAATTCTAGGCTAGATCTAGGACATCTAGGCTGGCTGATCCCTGTTTGCTTGGCTACTTACTGGCTAGAACTAACCCAAGGTACAACTTAAATTGGTTAATATTTGGTTTGTGTTGCGCTCTAAGCAAGATTTTGCACGATTCTGTGTGTACTCCACTACTTAACTACTAAACAAAGGGCTAAGACTACAAAATGTTAGTGCTTTGTAGCTCTGTTAACTAGGAACAACTTTAGTTATTGATTTTTAGTTTTGATTCAACGCTCTCGCtgtgtttttggttttcggtttcgattatcaacaaatgttttttggTGTTCTCCCCTCGGCACTAAATTCAATTCGTACAGTTAGTATCTGAGGTTTGCCTAGGCTCTACtactactttttttttgggtttttggcaTTCACAATGTGCGTGTCTAAGTTTAAATGGCAAGTGCATTCGTGCGATCCCCTTACTCTCCTAGGTTCTCATagattttgtgtgttttgtgcaAAGCCGCATTTGACTAGATTCGAGATGGGCTGGTTTCTGGGGTGGGGCACCCTACTCCAGCTActccagctgctccagctTGATGGCCGGCAGCTGGAGCTGCATGCTGGTCAGGCTGGCGCTGTCCACGCAGCGaatggaggaggagctgctgtcgccggccttcaagTGGGACCTACTCTTCGAGGAGGCGTTCGGCTTCCGACGCTTCTGGACCATCACCACCCCGCCTGCtccggcggcggcagcagcagcggctcctcctccaccCCCAAGGGCCGCGCCCCTCCTGGTGGTCCTCGTGCTGGCCACCTGCGGAGCACTGGGCGCGGCCAGGActatgggcatgggcatgggcatcTTTATGCTATTATTGTTGTTCGCCAGGgtgctgttattgttgttgagCTGCCCGAAACTGCTGGAGCTGGCGGTGCTGCTACTGGTTGTGGTCGCGGCCAGGTAGTACCGCCCCCCCGGGTTGACCTGCTGGCCCACCACCGCACCACTGCGCCGGCCCAGCACCGCCGATCCCGCCGAGATCAGCGAGTAGCACTGAACGCCGCCGCTGCCCGCCAGGGAGGATGAGGAGCTGGCGGCGCCGGCggcagtggtggtggtgcgaTTGGCACTTGTATCTACCTGCATGGGCGCCAGGCACACCGTTCCGTCGCTGTTCGTCTGGATCTGCTGCATGTTGGCCATCACGGACTGGTACATGGAAACGGGCACCGAGATCACGTTGCTCACCGAAACGGGATAGCCTAAGGGGGGTTTATTATGAGCGATGAGATAAATGGGTGTCCAGAGTTAGCACGTACCTTGGCCATCCTCGGTGGTGATGTATATCTGGCCATCCTGCGTTTCGGTGAGGTCCACGGTCATGTTCTCGTGGCCATTGACATCGGTGAGACTCTGGACCGTCTGGATGGTGGCCCCGCCCTCGCCTTGGTGGAGCTGCAACAGAAAGGGACCTGGTTAGCTACCAGGAACACATGTGTATCCCCAGGTGGACTCACCGTGGCAACTCCTTGCACCTGGGCAGTGGTTCCGTCCGGCAGTGTGATGATCGGGTTGTTGGGATCCACCTGGATCAGCGACACGGTGCCGTCGGCATTCTGCGAGAGCACCGTTTGCGTGGTGTACTGTATGCAAAGAGTTCATTCAATTAGTTTCGGAGTATCACAGGTGAGAACAACAATAATCAGTGTAAAAGCTCTACATAACACTACAAAAATGCAGAAATAGCAGGCAATTATTGTCAAGCGTAAGGTAATGgtaaaatgtaattgttgTTTGTTCTTAGGGCTACTGAAGTCGTATTTACATGTGGGTGCAATGGTTCGACTTGTGGTGGATGCAAATAATGATGGAAATAACCAATAACTCGATAGCAACCAGCTGCAACAGAAGTCCAAACGAACAGAACAAAAAATCAGGTTAAATGGAATAAATCAGGGGGATCATCGGGCAACAACATCAACTAATAACAATGTACAACAGCGAAAACGGAAGATTGAGCCAAAATAATATTCAGTGAACGAAAAAGTGGGGCCAGGGGTCAGGACTTGTCGGCTATGCACAGAGGTTTGCTTATTTCAAGAGCAAAATGttctcaaaatatttatatatgaatTTCAAGTGCTAGGAACTGTTAGAGTCCTTAATACTATTTGTATTTCCTGGTTTCAAGTCTCTGTAAGTATTCTGTATCTCTGGTAGATTTGAAATAAGATTATTCTTGATATTTTACTAGAAGAAACGCTCTAAATACTGTGTGATCAGCAGGAGCACAGGCAAAACCCCTTGGAACGTTAGAACAACTCTGGGTGCCCTGCCAGCCTCAATTCCCACTAAGCCTGGACACCCCGCGTGCATAGCCTGACCCATCCCGATCCCCGTCCCGGCTCGATTAGTGGGCACAACGGCAAGTCAAAGGGCAGTTCATCCGGATTAGTACGAACATCAACGTCGCTGAGCGTAATGGGCTCGATGCAGACTTGGGCATTGGCGATCTGCTGGGCGGTGACCGTCTGGTTGCCGCTCGCCTGGGAGTGCGAGTGCGCCTGGGCCTGCGAGTGGGCGTGCGAGTGGGCCTGCGCCTGGGCCTGGGCCGCACTTACGGCGGCGGCTGTCGTCGGCACCGCGGTGGCCGTCGCCGTGCCACTGGCCGTGGTCAGCTGGATCGTCTGCGGCTGCCCGCCGGCCACCGGCTGGATGTGCACCGTGCTGGGCAAGTGGgtctggtggtgctgctgctgctggtggttctgctggtggtgctgctgctgctgttgctgctgctgggccgGCGCCTGGCAGATCTCGATCTTCGTGGAGGCGGGCAGCGTGGCCGTCGTGGTCACATGCTGGTTGTTGGTGCTCTGGATGATCGTCGGGGCCGGCGTGTTGCTCTGGGCCGTGTGGGTGGTGATCACCGTGCCCGCACTGTTGATCTTCACCACGTTCACCTGCTGCGGTTGCTGTGATGGGGATCGATGTGGATTGGTTGATGGATTAGTAATGTGATATATGCGCTTCCAAGTGCCGGGTGCGGATTAGTGATGGGTGTGAATTATCCCAGGAAAATGCCAAGCAAGATAAGGTCGTTCGAGAAACGGAACCCCAAAAGCATGGGATTCATGGTATGTTTTCCTCCCCAGAAATACCCTTTCCAAACCCCGAAAAGCCCCAACATCCCTGGGGATACTCACGTTGCTGTTGCCCGTCGGCGGCGTCATGGTCGTGACCGTGTGGATGGTGGGAGGATTCGATAGCTCCATGTCCTCGTCTTCGTCGCCCGATTGCGAGATCAGGGCGTTGACCTTGTCCTCGTCGTCGGCAAACGTGGGCAGCAGGTCCTCCCGTCCATGGTACTTGTAGCAGTTGATCACGATCTTGCGCAGCGCATGCGTCCAGCTGATCTGAAGGGGCAGAAAGACAGAGCTGGTTAGAACGATCCAAAGGAGGTCGGGGGCGGCTGTTGGAACACCCACCCCACCCACCTTCTGCTTGTCGTCCTCGGAGCGGGCGTCCATCCTCACATTGGCCCAGGGCAGCTCCTTGGGCCACCAGGGCGGCCGGGTGGACTCCCTGCCCCAGCCAGGCTTCCCCCGCCCCGTCGAGTACTTGAGCATCAGCGGGATGAAGGCTCTCAGCTGGGCCTGGGTCATCTTCTCCACCGGCGTGGGTATGCCATCGATCACCAGGCCGGGCAGTTCGAAGAGCGACGGATCATCctgcggcggtggcggcgccTGCTGGGCCAGGGCATTGTCCAGCTCGTCCATCACAATGTTCTTCAGGTTGCGCAGCACATCCTCCAGCGGCTTGGCTCCGAACACCTTGTAGCTAGTGTTGGGCTTGCCCGGTGTGGCCACCAGCACGACCGCCTGCTTGCCCACCCTGCCGGTGAACTCATAGATGATCCCCCGCAGCTTGCGCAGCAGCCGATTCTGTTGCCTTTTCCGCACCGAGGGATTCGTTTCGAAGCAGTGGGGCCGCTTGCGCTTCTTGGAACTCGCAatggccgccgctgccgccacgcccactggtCCTGCGGCCGCCAGCTGGTGGGCCACATCGTCGTTGACGGGCATGGAGCCCAGGTCTCCCTCGTACAGGCTGCCATCGCTGCTGATCAgatcctcgtcgtcgtcctcggAGCCCAGGCTCTGGATGTCCTCGTCCAGCATTTCGATCTTGTAGGTGGTGCCGTTGCTCTGGGAACTGTTGCCGCCACTCTGCAGCTGCCCGgcgccgccgcctccgccgcccgTCGTCGTGATGGTGGTCACATTGAGGCCGCTGCCCGAACCGCTGTTGCCCACCGGAGTTCCGCCGCCACCGTTGCCCCCGTTCGAGGAGTTGCTCCCCGAGGAGGTGGTGGTCACCACCACATTGCCAGTCGTACTCCGGCTGCCCGCCGGCGCCACAACCAGCCGATAGCTTGTGGTGGCCAGTTTGGCGGTGGGGACTACTCCCTGCTCCCGGCTCCCGGCTCCCTGCTGCTGATCCGCTCTCCTCGCCTCAGACCCTCTTCACTGGACTCCCGAAGGTCCTATTCGCATGCGCAGTGTGATAAGAGCTGTGGGGGAAACGAAGAGGGGGGAGAGTCGGTGAGTAATTGCCAGGTCTCTGATGATAAACTACATTATTATGCGAGGCACAGGGACCCAAGACCTATATCTGAGTAAATCCCTAGAGCTGCCACGTTTTTACCGATCCCTGCAAGCTGTAACGTTGCCATTTTGTGGCACACTCCGTGAGCTGGAATACTTATAAGGCACAGCACAGCACCCCACCCCAGGGACCAGTTTCGTTAAGGGGTTGATTACGGCAACCCTCGCCTGCTTCAGCCTCGCCATACACCCCTATGTCAGGGGGAGCACGGGGCACACCAACCAGCCAGTTGGATCGCTTTTTCTGCTGATAAGCGACAAGTGAATCAGGTCAAAAGCGCGCATGCGCAACACCACAATCGGCCGCAATAGAACAACAAAGGCGAGCAACACAGCGTTTTATAACGCGGCCCGGCGACAATATGTACCCATATGCCAAGTATGCCGCCCATATAGTACATATGCACAACTGTTTGTAACTCGAGCGATCCGCAGTCGCAGATTAGCGCCGTCGCCGCTCAAGTCGCCGTGTTCGCAGGGCCCCAGTGGGTCGCATGGGATCGTATTGGATCGTTTCGGATCGTATCGGTGGGTTCGGGAGCCGATAAACGGCGAGAACTCGGGCCATACGTGTGCTGTATGTAAATAAACATGGGGGTAGGGTGAGCAGAGGCCTGCCTGCGGCACAGGTAGCACAGGTAGCTCGCAGGCCGGCGAGGACTGACCCTGACACACACCCAGCAGACACAGGATGGGGCCCACACTGCCTCTGGGTGTCTCTTTCTTTTTGGTGTGCCTGCTATCCGGTGCCCTGCGGCACAGTCCTCCTTAGATACTCTAGTAATATGGTGGCTATCTATTAAGTTGTACCTATAGGTACTTGTTGTAGTGCTCTTGTCGCAACCCATCTGTAAGTGCTAGCCCGAACACCCAGCTCGCGCTGTGCCTCCTCCCGCCTCCCACCTCCAGTGCGCAGAATCCCCGAGCTTCGGCTGCTCCCGCACAGATTGCCAGTCTTGCCTCTCCTTCTGCCCGCGTACAGCCCTCTCTTTCGCTTTCTTGGGGGCCGTTGCACGTGCGCACTGATACAGAGCTCGAGTTTTCGAATTTTCGACCGACTAAGCACTTATTTCGGGCAAAATTGGGTTTATCAAGGGTTTTTT containing:
- the LOC108023511 gene encoding DNA-binding protein Ewg yields the protein MLDEDIQSLGSEDDDEDLISSDGSLYEGDLGSMPVNDDVAHQLAAAGPVGVAAAAAIASSKKRKRPHCFETNPSVRKRQQNRLLRKLRGIIYEFTGRVGKQAVVLVATPGKPNTSYKVFGAKPLEDVLRNLKNIVMDELDNALAQQAPPPPQDDPSLFELPGLVIDGIPTPVEKMTQAQLRAFIPLMLKYSTGRGKPGWGRESTRPPWWPKELPWANVRMDARSEDDKQKISWTHALRKIVINCYKYHGREDLLPTFADDEDKVNALISQSGDEDEDMELSNPPTIHTVTTMTPPTGNSNQPQQVNVVKINSAGTVITTHTAQSNTPAPTIIQSTNNQHVTTTATLPASTKIEICQAPAQQQQQQQQHHQQNHQQQQHHQTHLPSTVHIQPVAGGQPQTIQLTTASGTATATAVPTTAAAVSAAQAQAQAHSHAHSQAQAHSHSQASGNQTVTAQQIANAQVCIEPITLSDVDYTTQTVLSQNADGTVSLIQVDPNNPIITLPDGTTAQVQGVATLHQGEGGATIQTVQSLTDVNGHENMTVDLTETQDGQIYITTEDGQGYPVSVSNVISVPVSMYQSVMANMQQIQTNSDGTVCLAPMQVDTSANRTTTTAAGAASSSSSLAGSGGVQCYSLISAGSAVLGRRSGAVVGQQVNPGGRYYLAATTTSSSTASSSSFGQLNNNNSTLANNNNSIKMPMPMPIVLAAPSAPQVASTRTTRRGAALGGGGGAAAAAAAGAGGVVMVQKRRKPNASSKSRSHLKAGDSSSSSIRCVDSASLTSMQLQLPAIKLEQLE
- the LOC108023170 gene encoding uncharacterized protein LOC108023170, producing the protein MLCCLWFGIKTLAANGGHVSCGLALNPLVNPNGAFQAMKAFVCLLLIGAASVTAKPKPGGGGGWSSGGGGGGGGWSSGGGGGGGHGGGGGGGDVQIIKVITESGGGGGGGGWSSGGGGGGGGWSSGGGGGGGWSSGGGGGGGHGGGGGDVKLIKIISLGSGGGGGGHGGGGGGGWSSGGGGGGGWSSGGGGGGGHGGGGGGTKVIKIIKLSSGGGGGGHGGGGGGGGWSSGGGGGGGGWQPAGGWA
- the LOC127010916 gene encoding DNA-binding protein Ewg-like — protein: MSPGMHQMMIQGGPGQEPQLVQVVSLKDATLLSKAMEAINSGNVKSEDTIIMEQ